The Fusobacterium necrophorum subsp. necrophorum genome has a window encoding:
- a CDS encoding subtype B tannase — MKCVKNYLLSALILFSLGAGSLLAEEESRTLVFDDSKYTKSFQKIDGKKIEFRSFENIVYVKNPVSVEYQHMNIYIPEAYFEGKQIGSYNEKTAPIFLPNMVGGYMPGKAGVPKIDANGKANAILRALSKGYVVAAPAARGRTLKNSEEEYIGKAPAAIVDLKAAVRYLHYNDERMPGDANKIISNGTSAGGALSALLGASGNSKDYEKYLKELGAANANDDIFAVSSYCPITNLEHADVAYEWMYGDIEPETKENISTFQKWFHKKSVGLTEEEKKVARELRAKFAGYFNSLELRDKEGKLLYLNYEGRGNFENYLKALILDSAQKAIENGKNLSSYSWIKIQDNKVQELDFQLFLHSEKRRKSPPAFDSFDLKSAENELFGNKKQNAQHFTEYSLKHSKQNGGMVKEEVIKEMNPMNYLEDEEVNIPKYWRIRHGTSDRDTSLAIPVILATKLQNLGYEVDFFLPWKQGHGGDYDLEELFQWMDEIVKKDRR; from the coding sequence ATGAAATGTGTAAAAAACTATCTACTGTCAGCTCTGATATTATTCAGCTTAGGAGCCGGAAGCCTCTTGGCGGAAGAAGAAAGTAGAACTTTAGTATTTGATGACAGCAAATATACAAAATCTTTTCAAAAAATAGACGGAAAAAAAATAGAATTTCGTTCTTTTGAAAACATTGTCTATGTAAAAAATCCGGTAAGTGTTGAATATCAACATATGAATATCTATATTCCGGAGGCTTATTTTGAGGGAAAACAGATAGGAAGTTACAACGAAAAAACAGCTCCTATTTTTCTTCCCAATATGGTGGGAGGCTATATGCCCGGGAAAGCGGGAGTTCCTAAGATAGATGCGAACGGAAAGGCAAATGCTATTTTACGGGCTCTCTCCAAAGGTTATGTGGTAGCCGCTCCTGCAGCAAGAGGAAGAACTTTAAAAAATTCAGAAGAAGAATATATCGGAAAAGCTCCTGCCGCTATTGTGGACTTGAAAGCTGCCGTTCGTTATTTACATTATAACGACGAGAGAATGCCGGGAGATGCCAATAAAATCATATCGAATGGAACCAGTGCGGGTGGAGCTTTATCCGCTCTATTGGGAGCCAGCGGAAATAGCAAGGACTATGAAAAATATCTGAAAGAATTGGGGGCAGCCAATGCAAACGATGATATTTTTGCCGTTTCTTCCTATTGTCCTATCACAAATCTGGAACATGCAGATGTTGCATATGAATGGATGTATGGCGATATAGAGCCGGAAACAAAAGAGAATATCTCCACTTTTCAAAAATGGTTCCATAAAAAAAGCGTCGGTCTGACGGAAGAAGAAAAAAAAGTGGCAAGAGAACTGAGGGCAAAATTTGCAGGATATTTTAATTCTTTAGAATTACGGGATAAGGAAGGAAAATTATTGTATCTAAACTATGAGGGAAGGGGAAACTTTGAAAACTATTTGAAAGCTCTCATCCTGGATTCCGCACAAAAAGCGATAGAAAATGGAAAGAACTTATCCTCTTACTCTTGGATAAAAATACAAGACAACAAAGTACAAGAACTTGATTTTCAACTCTTTCTTCACTCAGAGAAAAGGAGGAAATCTCCTCCCGCCTTTGATAGTTTTGATTTAAAAAGTGCAGAAAATGAGTTATTTGGAAATAAGAAACAAAATGCTCAGCATTTTACGGAATATTCTTTAAAACATAGCAAACAAAATGGCGGCATGGTGAAGGAAGAAGTGATAAAAGAGATGAATCCTATGAACTATTTGGAAGACGAAGAAGTGAATATCCCAAAATATTGGAGAATTCGCCATGGTACTTCCGATAGAGATACTTCTCTTGCCATCCCTGTAATATTGGCTACCAAATTGCAGAATTTAGGATATGAAGTGGACTTTTTTCTTCCATGGAAACAGGGACATGGTGGAGACTATGATTTGGAAGAACTGTTTCAATGGATGGATGAGATTGTGAAAAAAGATAGGAGGTAA
- a CDS encoding epoxyqueuosine reductase QueH produces the protein MKENYDQKMEEQLKSLQGERKKLLLHSCCGPCSSSVLEYLKDYLEIDVYFYNPNITERKEYETRLEELKVFLKKIEFPMQVLEGKYEVQKDFLEKIKGLEQEPETGARCKICYALRMEEAARKAKEEGYDYFTTVLSISPMKNAAWINEIGENLEQKYGISFLHGDFKKKNRYLRSIQLSKEYGMYRQEYCGCIFSKLERERKQKEREKNG, from the coding sequence TTGAAAGAGAATTATGATCAAAAAATGGAAGAACAATTAAAGAGCTTACAGGGAGAAAGGAAAAAATTACTCCTTCATTCCTGCTGTGGACCTTGCAGCTCTTCTGTCTTGGAATATCTGAAAGATTATCTGGAGATTGATGTCTATTTTTACAATCCCAATATTACGGAAAGGAAAGAATATGAAACCAGATTGGAAGAGTTGAAAGTCTTTTTAAAGAAAATCGAATTTCCGATGCAAGTATTGGAAGGGAAATATGAGGTTCAAAAGGATTTTTTGGAAAAGATAAAAGGCTTGGAACAAGAGCCGGAGACCGGAGCGAGATGTAAAATCTGTTATGCCTTAAGAATGGAAGAGGCTGCCAGAAAGGCAAAAGAAGAGGGCTATGATTATTTCACAACAGTCCTTAGCATCAGTCCTATGAAAAATGCTGCATGGATCAATGAAATTGGAGAGAATCTGGAACAGAAATATGGCATTTCTTTTTTACACGGAGATTTTAAAAAGAAAAATCGATATTTACGTTCTATCCAACTTTCCAAAGAATATGGCATGTATCGACAGGAATATTGCGGTTGCATTTTTTCAAAACTGGAAAGGGAAAGAAAACAAAAGGAGAGAGAAAAAAATGGTTAA
- a CDS encoding helix-turn-helix domain-containing protein, with amino-acid sequence MVQKHYITKRQKGKHLTLWERGQIEAYSNMGLSKTEIALRIGVSRRTMGFGFIDFRTRYL; translated from the coding sequence ATAGTTCAAAAACACTATATCACAAAAAGACAAAAAGGGAAACACTTAACTTTATGGGAAAGGGGGCAAATAGAAGCCTATTCGAATATGGGACTTTCCAAAACTGAAATTGCTCTACGGATAGGAGTCAGTCGAAGAACCATGGGTTTCGGGTTTATTGATTTCAGAACTAGATACTTATGA
- a CDS encoding GrdX family protein, which produces MEYIIITNNRKVANLYQETNQVKFYEFKDFLHILDKVQEQVYEGRKLLSDPIISHLEDAKNPFKSVIVSKEYFKENQEFKRIIDLAVKIATQLERTHDNYSEEELEAFRFIDLKLLQEASHAFD; this is translated from the coding sequence ATGGAATACATAATCATTACAAACAATCGGAAAGTAGCAAATCTTTATCAGGAAACAAATCAGGTGAAATTTTATGAATTCAAAGATTTTCTTCATATATTAGATAAGGTCCAAGAACAAGTTTACGAAGGACGTAAATTGCTCTCAGACCCCATTATCTCTCATTTAGAAGATGCTAAAAATCCTTTTAAATCTGTCATTGTTTCGAAAGAATATTTCAAAGAAAATCAAGAATTTAAAAGGATTATCGACTTGGCTGTGAAAATTGCTACCCAATTGGAAAGAACTCATGATAATTATTCAGAAGAAGAATTGGAAGCATTTCGCTTTATTGACTTAAAACTGTTGCAAGAAGCTAGTCACGCTTTTGACTAA
- a CDS encoding IS30 family transposase, protein MRRKAKKKIEKSIRKKGGRSIEERAESINAREELGHIEMDTVVGKQGSSSCLLVLTDRKSRLEIIRKLEAKTSTHVVKAVRDIITEYPGWIKTITSDNGSEFMNAAAIERLGIPYFYAHSYCSWERGSNENNNKLIRRYLPKGMDIGEVSEERIKEIEEWMNTYPRKLWNGKSSKEIHAEEFTKYLC, encoded by the coding sequence ATACGAAGAAAAGCAAAGAAAAAAATAGAGAAATCCATTCGAAAAAAAGGGGGACGAAGTATAGAAGAAAGAGCAGAAAGTATCAACGCGCGCGAAGAACTTGGTCATATTGAAATGGATACCGTTGTTGGAAAGCAAGGAAGCTCCTCTTGTCTTCTTGTATTAACAGATCGGAAATCAAGATTAGAAATCATACGAAAACTAGAAGCAAAGACTTCCACTCATGTGGTAAAAGCCGTTCGTGATATCATAACAGAATATCCGGGATGGATAAAAACCATTACCAGCGATAATGGAAGTGAGTTCATGAATGCGGCTGCGATAGAAAGATTAGGGATTCCCTATTTTTATGCGCATAGTTATTGTTCTTGGGAACGAGGAAGCAACGAGAATAACAATAAGCTAATTCGAAGATATCTTCCGAAAGGAATGGATATCGGAGAAGTAAGCGAAGAAAGAATAAAAGAAATAGAAGAGTGGATGAATACATATCCTAGAAAATTATGGAATGGGAAAAGTTCAAAAGAAATACATGCAGAGGAATTTACAAAATATTTATGTTAG
- a CDS encoding SMC family ATPase produces MRIKKVQLKNYRSHSEIEVEFSRGINLILGRNGRGKSSILEAIGLALFHIKDRTGKSTGKTFLKYGEKECSILVEFLANDGREYSIFHQYFEKKGKIMILKDLSTELEYRDGIEEKLEDLCGIKSEYRDVYENVIVAKQNEFINIFKETPENRAKIFNKIFHTEIYANLFSNLKGLSEQYQKKKEELETAERVLSATLGNRKESFAACREEEKAFILWTRRKEEELQKKRKLTKELEEWEKIEKEYEVINSSLSLQKTQIEQNKKEFLQHLSEAKRAKKARCLLEEHQSSYDEYTNLEKQIQEKKKEQEVLQKIREENRRLKVENEKLELLREKNRKEEEILQGEHSEYGIQLLSLQKKIRENRKSKEAITLTLSDLQQSRKEMEASKEKQKEWEKESVLLQKQVFLEEKHWKEKTERISNLDIESIQSSLEQIQSAKIKLQGKREKLVVYQQNIEDYQTAMETLKQKLCPFLKETCENVKNLEVESYFREEMNKTKIEMEKLSKEIATLQKELEQEQSYRKQEVSYKLLKEEADSLEKTFLYHRGLWKEVQLHLEREQRHLERLLLVHKFSNLEEIQQKIRALEDSLLVLKVEEKEKEAEEFNKKIFTLENRIQNLEKEKTYFIEKRKENESKIQEEKEECWKKISGEIETLEEKRKHLQASYRIYLENKKLALPLEEIKEKIYALYLERKERRKVQKSLEKQKEHLETRLRKNNKTACKENLAEVEKFLLQINERLGEIGQKIKHHKQELERLNVQEEKIKELAGKRNKIEKKWKKAENIRKNIKEMGTEVSKNMLAHISEGATINFHKITGRSEKICWSNEDNDKYQVYLSGANQKIEYHLLSGGEQVSVAIAIRGSMAQYFSNSRFMILDEPTNNLDLEKRKLLAEYMGEILHHLEQSIIVTHDDTFREMAEKIIEL; encoded by the coding sequence ATGCGGATTAAGAAAGTTCAATTAAAAAATTATCGCTCTCATTCCGAGATAGAAGTTGAATTTTCCAGGGGAATCAATCTGATTTTAGGAAGAAACGGAAGAGGAAAATCTTCCATTTTGGAAGCAATCGGACTCGCTTTATTTCATATCAAAGATAGAACCGGAAAGTCCACAGGGAAAACCTTTCTCAAGTATGGAGAAAAAGAATGCAGTATTCTGGTCGAATTTCTGGCAAATGATGGAAGAGAATACTCTATTTTTCATCAGTATTTTGAGAAAAAGGGAAAAATCATGATATTGAAAGATTTGAGCACAGAACTCGAATATCGAGACGGAATCGAAGAAAAATTGGAAGATTTATGTGGAATCAAATCGGAATATCGAGATGTCTATGAAAATGTCATCGTGGCAAAGCAAAATGAATTTATCAATATTTTCAAAGAAACTCCTGAAAATCGAGCCAAAATTTTTAACAAAATCTTTCATACCGAGATTTATGCAAATCTTTTTTCGAATTTAAAAGGACTTTCGGAGCAATATCAAAAGAAAAAAGAAGAATTGGAAACAGCAGAACGTGTTCTTTCCGCTACTCTTGGAAACAGAAAGGAGAGCTTTGCTGCCTGCCGGGAGGAAGAAAAAGCTTTCATTCTTTGGACGAGACGAAAGGAAGAAGAGCTTCAAAAGAAACGGAAGCTGACAAAAGAATTAGAAGAATGGGAAAAGATAGAGAAGGAATACGAAGTCATAAACTCTTCCCTGTCTCTTCAAAAAACTCAGATAGAACAAAATAAAAAAGAATTCCTCCAACATCTTTCGGAAGCAAAGAGAGCAAAAAAAGCGAGATGTTTGCTGGAAGAACATCAAAGTTCCTATGACGAATATACGAATTTGGAGAAACAGATACAGGAAAAGAAAAAAGAGCAGGAAGTTTTGCAAAAAATTCGAGAAGAAAATCGAAGACTGAAAGTGGAAAATGAAAAATTGGAGCTTTTGAGGGAAAAAAATCGAAAAGAAGAAGAGATATTGCAAGGGGAACATTCTGAATACGGAATACAACTTCTAAGCCTTCAAAAGAAAATACGGGAGAATAGAAAAAGTAAAGAAGCAATCACACTGACCTTGTCCGACTTACAACAATCCCGGAAAGAGATGGAAGCTTCCAAAGAAAAACAAAAAGAATGGGAAAAAGAAAGTGTTCTCTTGCAAAAGCAAGTATTTCTGGAAGAAAAACATTGGAAAGAAAAAACGGAAAGAATATCAAACTTGGATATCGAAAGCATTCAATCTTCCTTAGAGCAAATTCAGTCAGCTAAGATAAAGCTGCAGGGAAAACGGGAAAAACTGGTCGTCTATCAACAAAATATAGAAGATTATCAGACCGCTATGGAAACATTGAAGCAAAAGCTATGTCCTTTTTTGAAAGAAACTTGTGAAAATGTTAAAAATCTTGAAGTAGAGAGCTATTTCCGAGAAGAAATGAATAAAACGAAAATTGAGATGGAAAAGCTTTCAAAAGAAATAGCCACTTTGCAAAAAGAGTTGGAGCAGGAACAAAGCTATCGAAAACAGGAAGTTTCTTATAAGCTTCTGAAAGAGGAAGCGGACAGTTTGGAAAAGACTTTTTTATATCATAGAGGACTATGGAAAGAAGTACAACTCCATCTCGAAAGAGAACAACGTCATTTGGAAAGACTCTTACTTGTCCATAAATTTTCCAATTTAGAAGAAATACAGCAGAAAATAAGAGCTTTGGAAGATTCTCTTTTAGTATTGAAAGTGGAAGAAAAGGAAAAAGAAGCCGAGGAATTCAACAAAAAAATCTTCACTTTAGAGAACAGAATCCAAAATTTAGAGAAGGAAAAAACTTATTTCATAGAAAAAAGAAAAGAAAATGAGTCTAAAATCCAAGAAGAAAAAGAAGAGTGTTGGAAAAAAATTTCTGGAGAAATAGAAACTTTGGAAGAAAAAAGAAAACACTTGCAAGCTTCCTATCGAATTTACCTGGAGAATAAAAAATTAGCCCTTCCTTTGGAAGAAATCAAGGAAAAAATATATGCTCTATATTTGGAGAGAAAAGAAAGAAGAAAAGTCCAAAAGAGCTTGGAGAAACAAAAGGAACACTTGGAAACAAGGTTACGGAAAAACAATAAGACAGCTTGTAAAGAAAACTTGGCGGAAGTGGAGAAATTTCTTCTTCAAATCAATGAAAGGCTTGGAGAAATCGGACAAAAAATAAAGCATCACAAACAAGAATTGGAACGCCTGAACGTGCAAGAAGAAAAAATCAAAGAACTTGCCGGAAAAAGAAATAAAATAGAGAAAAAATGGAAGAAAGCGGAAAATATAAGAAAGAATATTAAAGAAATGGGGACAGAGGTTTCCAAGAATATGTTAGCTCATATCAGTGAGGGAGCCACGATCAATTTTCACAAAATCACAGGGAGAAGTGAAAAAATCTGCTGGAGCAACGAAGATAATGACAAATATCAAGTCTATTTATCGGGAGCAAATCAGAAAATCGAATATCATCTATTGTCAGGAGGAGAACAGGTTTCCGTTGCCATTGCTATTCGGGGAAGCATGGCTCAGTATTTTAGTAATTCAAGATTTATGATTTTAGATGAGCCGACCAATAATTTGGATTTGGAAAAAAGAAAACTTTTGGCAGAGTATATGGGAGAGATTTTGCATCACTTGGAGCAAAGTATTATTGTGACACATGATGATACATTTCGAGAAATGGCGGAAAAAATTATTGAATTATAG
- a CDS encoding nitroreductase family protein, with translation MNFWEVVRNRYSCKKFSDRIVEKEKLKHILEAGRLAPTAKNLQEHHIYVLQSEEFLAKIDKVTPCRYGAKTVLLITFDKKNVFVYPGAKRDSGVEDASIVATHCMLAATALGVDSCWINNFDPDILAKELNLPEQEEVLMLLDLGYAEEGTGALPNHHLRKELEETVTYL, from the coding sequence ATGAATTTTTGGGAAGTTGTTAGAAATCGTTATTCCTGCAAAAAATTTAGTGATCGTATTGTGGAAAAAGAAAAATTAAAACACATCTTAGAGGCGGGAAGACTGGCTCCTACTGCGAAAAACTTGCAAGAACATCATATTTATGTGCTTCAATCGGAAGAATTTTTAGCAAAAATTGACAAAGTAACTCCTTGTCGATACGGGGCTAAAACCGTACTTCTTATCACCTTTGATAAAAAGAATGTGTTTGTCTATCCCGGAGCAAAAAGAGATTCCGGGGTGGAAGATGCAAGTATTGTGGCAACTCATTGTATGTTAGCCGCCACGGCTCTGGGAGTGGACAGTTGTTGGATCAATAATTTTGACCCGGACATACTTGCAAAAGAATTGAATCTTCCGGAACAGGAAGAGGTACTTATGCTACTTGATTTAGGCTATGCGGAAGAAGGAACAGGAGCCTTGCCAAATCATCATCTGAGAAAAGAACTGGAAGAAACCGTCACTTATTTGTAA
- a CDS encoding AMP-binding protein encodes MFFLKNYQKVGIYYEGQEITYKEIIIKAKQLGEHHGIEAHSKSILFSENRPEFFYAFLGIWNRNATCICIDASFTEEEFLYYVNDSDANRIFTSKAKEEVARKTVEKSGRDIQIIVLEEEVWEEKEYSEEELVLMAPEKETVALMLYTSGTTGNPKGVMLTFDNILYNIESLDEYKMFLETDVTLALLPMHHIFPLLGSGVIPLSHGASIIFLKELSSQAMMEALQKYQVTMMIGVPKLWEMLHKKIMEQIKVNKLAHILFKLAEKLQSKAFSKAIFGKLHQKLGGKLRYFVSGGSKLDEQVAKDFFTLGITICEGYGMTETAPMISFNPLSEAKPGTAGKILKNLDLLIAEDGEILVKGRNVMKGYYKREEATKETIDENGYLHTGDLGEIRNGYLYITGRKKEMIVLSNGKNINPIDIEFQIQGKTNLIQEIVVLEWKGVLTAAIYPNFQAIRDEKIVNIEETLKWEVIDAYNKQTPDYRKILDTVIVPDEFPKTKIGKIRRFMIPALLENIGKKESVSEEPSTEEYAIIKEYLSIAKGRSVVPQAHLELDLGMDSLDMIEFISFLGNRFGMVVQNETILENSTVESISAYVQKHRGEDKIEDVNWKEILSKETKVDLPYYGVFARMGKLLNYLLFWTYFRIEMKGREYLDRKPTIYVGNHQSFLDICLITRAFPFAIMKNCYFMAKVVHFKSFLMKFFASQANVVTLDINDNITEVLQTMAKVLREGKSILIFPEGVRTRDGKLNSFKKSFAILAKELNVEVQPFVIQGAYELFPTSARMPKMGKVHLEILPKFSPENMSYEEITEKARKQISEKLSQKRD; translated from the coding sequence ATGTTCTTTTTAAAGAATTATCAAAAAGTAGGAATTTATTATGAAGGGCAAGAAATTACCTACAAAGAAATTATCATAAAGGCGAAACAACTGGGAGAACATCATGGAATTGAAGCACATAGCAAATCTATTTTATTCTCGGAAAATCGACCGGAATTCTTCTATGCTTTTTTAGGAATTTGGAATCGAAACGCGACTTGTATCTGTATTGATGCTTCCTTTACAGAAGAAGAATTCTTGTACTACGTCAATGATTCCGACGCCAATAGAATTTTTACATCCAAAGCAAAGGAAGAAGTTGCAAGAAAAACTGTGGAAAAAAGCGGAAGAGACATTCAAATCATTGTCTTGGAAGAGGAAGTTTGGGAAGAAAAGGAATATTCAGAGGAAGAATTGGTCTTAATGGCACCGGAAAAAGAAACTGTCGCTCTGATGCTGTATACTTCCGGAACTACCGGAAATCCAAAAGGAGTTATGTTGACTTTTGACAACATTTTGTATAATATAGAATCTTTGGATGAGTACAAGATGTTCTTAGAAACGGATGTCACTCTGGCACTCTTACCGATGCACCATATTTTTCCGCTATTGGGATCCGGAGTGATTCCTCTTTCTCATGGAGCAAGTATCATTTTCTTGAAAGAACTGTCCTCTCAGGCTATGATGGAAGCCCTGCAAAAGTACCAAGTGACTATGATGATAGGAGTTCCAAAACTTTGGGAAATGTTACATAAAAAAATCATGGAACAAATCAAAGTCAATAAACTGGCCCATATATTATTCAAACTTGCTGAAAAATTACAATCAAAAGCCTTTTCAAAAGCTATTTTTGGGAAATTACATCAAAAATTGGGTGGAAAATTACGATATTTTGTTTCCGGAGGTTCCAAGTTGGACGAGCAGGTGGCAAAGGATTTCTTTACTCTGGGAATTACCATTTGTGAAGGATATGGAATGACGGAAACTGCCCCTATGATTTCTTTCAATCCTCTTTCAGAAGCAAAACCCGGAACGGCAGGAAAAATTTTAAAAAACTTGGATCTTTTGATTGCAGAGGACGGAGAAATTTTGGTCAAGGGTAGAAATGTGATGAAGGGCTATTACAAAAGAGAAGAGGCTACCAAAGAAACTATTGACGAAAATGGATATTTGCATACGGGAGATTTGGGAGAGATTCGGAATGGCTATTTATACATTACAGGAAGAAAAAAAGAAATGATAGTTCTTTCCAATGGAAAAAATATCAATCCGATAGATATTGAATTCCAAATTCAAGGGAAAACAAATTTAATACAGGAAATTGTCGTATTGGAATGGAAAGGCGTATTAACTGCCGCTATCTACCCAAATTTCCAAGCCATTCGTGATGAAAAAATTGTAAACATTGAAGAAACTTTAAAGTGGGAAGTGATTGATGCATACAACAAACAGACTCCTGATTATCGAAAAATATTGGATACCGTCATTGTTCCGGATGAATTTCCGAAAACGAAAATCGGAAAAATTCGACGTTTCATGATTCCCGCTCTTCTTGAAAATATTGGAAAAAAGGAAAGCGTCAGTGAAGAACCGAGCACGGAAGAATACGCGATTATCAAAGAATACTTAAGTATTGCAAAAGGGAGAAGTGTGGTTCCTCAAGCTCATTTAGAGTTGGATTTGGGAATGGACTCTCTTGATATGATTGAATTTATCAGTTTCTTGGGAAATCGTTTCGGTATGGTAGTTCAAAATGAAACAATTTTAGAAAACTCAACTGTAGAAAGCATTTCAGCCTATGTACAAAAACATCGTGGAGAAGACAAGATAGAGGATGTGAATTGGAAAGAAATTTTGTCGAAAGAAACAAAGGTTGATTTGCCTTATTATGGAGTTTTTGCGAGAATGGGAAAACTTCTAAACTATCTGTTATTCTGGACCTATTTTAGAATTGAGATGAAGGGAAGAGAATATTTGGATCGGAAACCGACGATATATGTCGGAAATCATCAAAGTTTTTTGGATATTTGTCTTATTACAAGAGCCTTTCCCTTCGCCATTATGAAAAATTGCTATTTTATGGCAAAAGTAGTGCATTTTAAAAGCTTTTTGATGAAGTTTTTTGCTTCACAGGCAAATGTGGTAACTTTAGACATCAATGATAACATTACCGAAGTTCTACAAACTATGGCAAAGGTATTACGAGAAGGAAAGAGTATTTTGATTTTTCCGGAAGGAGTCAGAACGAGAGACGGAAAGTTAAATTCTTTCAAAAAAAGCTTTGCAATTTTGGCAAAAGAATTAAATGTGGAAGTCCAACCCTTTGTCATTCAAGGAGCTTATGAACTTTTCCCGACCTCAGCACGTATGCCGAAAATGGGAAAAGTCCATTTAGAAATTCTTCCAAAATTTTCACCGGAAAACATGTCCTATGAAGAAATTACAGAAAAAGCTAGAAAGCAAATTTCTGAAAAACTTAGTCAAAAGCGTGACTAG